GCCGGCACTTCGTTTAACATGCGCGGCAGTTGCGAGAGACGCACCGCACCCGCTGCCTGCCGCCCGCTGCGGGCGAATTCGAACAGGTCGACTGCGTGCGGATCAAGCGCTGCCGCAGGCTTGCCAGAAGAAGTGTTCATGTGCGCTCCTGCCTACAGGCTGACTTGCGGGATCCGGCTTTTGGCACCGCTCACCGTACGCGGCCTGTGCCACGTACCGCCGCGTACCCGTACCGTACCATTACGTACTTTACTTCCGAAGACGCGACAGGCGCCACCACAACGAAAGCCTGCCGACGAAAAGCGGGAAAGCATACCTGTTTTACCTTTTGCGGTCAATCACTTAAGCTTGCGTCCGCGCAACGCCGCTTTACACCTGACGACTCACCGACCCAACCGACCATGCCGGATACCGTTTGCCGCCCGCCGCGGCTGATTCTCGCCTCCAGTTCCCGCTACCGCCGCGCGCTCCTCGAGCGCCTCGCCGTGCCGTTCGACGTCGCGTCGCCCGACCTCGATGAAACCCCGCTCGCCGGCGAAACGCCGGCCGCAACCGCGCTGCGCCTCGCCGGCGCGAAGGCGCGCGCCGTCGCCGCGATGATCGACGCGCCGGACGGCGTGCTTGTGATCGGGGCGGACCAGGTCGCAACCTTCGACGGCCTCCAGATCGGCAAGCCCGGCACGCACGAACGCGCGCTCGCGCAGCTCGTGTCGATGCAGGGCCGCGACGTCGAGTTCCACAGCGCACTCAGCCTGTACGACAGCCGCACGGGCGAAACGCAGAGCGAGGACGTCGTCACGCACGTCCGCTTCCGCTCGCTGCCCGAAGCCGAACTCGATGCGTACCTGCGCGCGGAAACGCCGTACGACGTCGCCGGCAGTGCGAAGTCCGAAGGGCTCGGCATCGCGCTGCTCGACGCGATCGACTCCGACGACCCGACCGCGCTCGTCGGCCTGCCGCTGATCGCGCTCACGCGCATGCTGCGCGCCGCCGGCTATCCACTGTTCGCTACCCAAGGAGTCCACGCATGACGGCCGGCACGCTCTATCTCGTCCCGAATACCCTCGGCGAAGGCGATGCCTCGATGCTCGCCGCTGTACTGCCCGCAGCCGTGCAAGCACGCGCCGGCACGCTCGGCTATTACATCGGCGAAAACGCGAAGACGACCCGCGCGTTCCTGAAGAAGATCGGTACGACGCGGCCGATCCAGGAAATCGAAATCCGCGAGCTGAACGTCAACACGCCGGCCGGCGAGATCGACCGGCTGCTCGCGCCCGTGCTGGCGGGCGCGGACGCCGGACTCGTGTCCGAGGCCGGCTGCCCCGCCGTTGCCGATCCCGGCGCGCTGCTGGTGCGCCGCGCACACGAGCGCGGCGTGAAGGTCGTGCCGCTCGTCGGGCCGAGTTCGATCCTGCTCGCGCTGATGGCGTCGGGCCTGAACGGCCAGAGTTTCGCGTTCAACGGCTACCTGCCGGTCGACGCGGCCGCGCGCGCGAAACGCCTGCGCGAACTCGAGCAGTTGTCGCGCAAGGGGCGCCAGACGCAGATCTTCATCGAGACGCCGTACCGGAACCACGCGATGCTCGACACGCTCGTCGCGACCTGCGCGCCGTCGACGCAAATCTGCGTCGCAGCCGACCTGACCCTCGAGACCGAGACGATCGCAAGCCGCACGGTGGCGGACTGGAAAAAAGCGCCTGCGCCGAATCTGCACAAGCGCCCTGCCATCTTCCTGCTGCTCGCGAACTGAGACCGCGCTCCGGCGGCGGCGCAGCAACGGGGCGCATGGCCCCGTGCGCCGCTCAGCGCAGGCTGAACGACGTGCCGCCCGCGGTGAGCGCCTTCATCGCGGCGCCGCCAACGGCCGCGCCGAACTTGCGCGCGACGCGGTTCGTCAGGCTTTCCTTGACCGTGTAGTCGACCAGATCGGGCGCCTTCAGCACGTCGCGCGCGACCGTGTCGGTCGTGCCGTAGCTGTCGGCGAGCCCGAGTTCGACGGCTTTCTCGCCCGTCCAGAACAGGCCCGAGAACATGTCGGGCGTTTCATGCAGCCGCTTGCCGCGGCCATCCTTCACCGCCTTGATGAACTGCGCATGGACCTGGTCGAGCAGCGCCTGCGCATGGGCGTCCATCTTCGGCGTCTCGGGCGAGAACGGATCGTAGAAGCCCTTGTTTTCACCCGACGTGTGCAAGCGGCGATCGACGCCGAGCTTGCCCATCAGGCCCGTGAAGCCGAACCCGTCCATCAGCACGCCGAT
This window of the Burkholderia cepacia GG4 genome carries:
- a CDS encoding Maf-like protein, which produces MPDTVCRPPRLILASSSRYRRALLERLAVPFDVASPDLDETPLAGETPAATALRLAGAKARAVAAMIDAPDGVLVIGADQVATFDGLQIGKPGTHERALAQLVSMQGRDVEFHSALSLYDSRTGETQSEDVVTHVRFRSLPEAELDAYLRAETPYDVAGSAKSEGLGIALLDAIDSDDPTALVGLPLIALTRMLRAAGYPLFATQGVHA
- a CDS encoding SAM-dependent methyltransferase, which gives rise to MTAGTLYLVPNTLGEGDASMLAAVLPAAVQARAGTLGYYIGENAKTTRAFLKKIGTTRPIQEIEIRELNVNTPAGEIDRLLAPVLAGADAGLVSEAGCPAVADPGALLVRRAHERGVKVVPLVGPSSILLALMASGLNGQSFAFNGYLPVDAAARAKRLRELEQLSRKGRQTQIFIETPYRNHAMLDTLVATCAPSTQICVAADLTLETETIASRTVADWKKAPAPNLHKRPAIFLLLAN